A genomic segment from Bradyrhizobium sp. ISRA430 encodes:
- a CDS encoding TRAP transporter large permease subunit yields MAHIEAPVTEMAGEVAVQPPRRSSVLASLERALGLLVEIPAAILVVAEIVILFAGVVARYGLHRPLIWSDELASILFLWLAMLGAAVAFRRSEHMRMTAIVASAGPAMRAWLDLVAVSAALAFLMMIVWPSYDYAYEESFITTPALQISNMWRAVALPVGICLMAAFALLRLLRAADYRMVLAAVASVAIVVGLFWLAEPYLRPLGNLNLVIFFVGVAGFCVFAGVPIAFGFGLAIFGYLALTTRTPVMVLVGRMDEGMSHLILLAVPLFVFLGLLIEMTGMARAMVAFLASLLGHVRGGLHYVLVGAMYLVSGISGAKAADMAAVAPVLFPEMKERGARPGDLVALLAATGAQTETIPPSLVLITIGSVTGVSIAALFTGGLLPGVVLALTLCMLVWWRYRHEDMSHVRRATTGEIGKTFIIALPALALPFVIRYAVVEGIATATEVSTIGIVYGVLVGLLIYRRFDWRRLFPMLVETASLSGAILLIIGSATGMAWGLTQSGFSRSLASAMTGLPGGSASFIAVSILAFTILGSVLEGIPAIVLFGPLLFPIARAVGVHEVHYAMVIILAMGIGLFAPPFGVGYYAACAIGRVDPAEGIRPIWGYLLALLVGLIIVAIFPWISIGFL; encoded by the coding sequence ATGGCTCATATCGAGGCACCGGTGACCGAAATGGCGGGCGAGGTGGCTGTGCAGCCCCCTCGCCGATCTTCCGTGCTTGCCTCGCTGGAGCGCGCGCTGGGCCTCCTCGTCGAGATCCCGGCGGCGATCCTGGTCGTCGCCGAGATCGTCATCCTGTTTGCCGGCGTGGTCGCGCGCTACGGGCTGCACCGGCCGCTGATCTGGTCGGACGAGCTCGCCTCGATCCTGTTCCTGTGGCTGGCGATGCTGGGCGCGGCGGTCGCATTCCGCCGCTCCGAGCACATGCGCATGACTGCGATCGTCGCAAGCGCAGGACCTGCGATGCGAGCCTGGCTTGATCTCGTGGCGGTCTCTGCCGCGCTGGCGTTCCTCATGATGATCGTCTGGCCGTCCTACGACTACGCCTATGAGGAAAGCTTCATCACCACGCCGGCGCTGCAGATTTCGAACATGTGGCGCGCCGTGGCGCTGCCGGTCGGCATCTGCCTGATGGCAGCATTCGCGCTGCTGCGGCTGTTGCGGGCCGCGGATTACCGCATGGTGCTGGCGGCCGTGGCGTCCGTCGCCATCGTCGTCGGTTTGTTCTGGCTCGCCGAGCCTTATCTGCGGCCGCTCGGCAACCTCAACCTCGTCATCTTCTTTGTCGGCGTTGCCGGCTTCTGCGTCTTTGCCGGCGTTCCCATTGCGTTCGGCTTTGGCCTCGCGATCTTCGGCTATCTGGCGCTGACCACGCGTACGCCCGTGATGGTGCTCGTCGGCCGGATGGACGAGGGCATGAGCCATCTGATCCTGCTCGCGGTACCGCTGTTCGTGTTCTTAGGGTTGCTGATCGAGATGACCGGCATGGCGCGGGCCATGGTGGCGTTTCTGGCAAGCCTGCTCGGCCACGTCCGCGGCGGCCTGCATTACGTGCTGGTCGGCGCCATGTACCTGGTCTCCGGCATCTCCGGCGCCAAGGCCGCCGACATGGCCGCGGTCGCACCGGTGCTGTTCCCCGAGATGAAAGAGCGTGGCGCCCGCCCCGGCGATCTCGTCGCGCTGCTCGCGGCAACGGGCGCGCAGACCGAAACCATCCCGCCGAGCCTCGTGCTGATCACCATCGGCTCGGTCACCGGCGTGTCGATCGCGGCGCTGTTCACCGGCGGCCTCTTGCCAGGCGTGGTGCTGGCGCTGACGCTCTGCATGCTGGTCTGGTGGCGCTACCGCCACGAGGACATGAGCCACGTCCGCCGCGCCACCACTGGTGAGATCGGCAAGACCTTCATCATCGCCCTGCCCGCATTGGCGCTGCCTTTTGTGATCCGTTACGCCGTGGTCGAGGGCATCGCGACCGCCACGGAAGTCTCGACGATCGGCATCGTCTACGGCGTCCTGGTCGGCCTCCTGATCTACCGCCGCTTCGACTGGCGGCGGCTGTTTCCGATGCTGGTCGAGACCGCCTCGCTCTCCGGCGCCATCCTGCTGATCATCGGCAGCGCCACCGGCATGGCCTGGGGCCTGACGCAATCGGGCTTCTCGCGCTCGCTGGCTTCAGCCATGACCGGCCTGCCCGGCGGCTCGGCCTCGTTCATTGCGGTCTCGATCCTGGCTTTCACCATCCTCGGCAGCGTGCTGGAGGGAATTCCCGCCATCGTGCTGTTCGGGCCGCTGCTGTTTCCCATTGCCCGCGCCGTCGGCGTGCATGAGGTGCACTATGCCATGGTGATCATTTTGGCGATGGGTATCGGGCTATTCGCGCCGCCCTTCGGCGTCGGCTATTATGCTGCCTGCGCCATCGGACGCGTCGATCCGGCCGAAGGCATCCGGCCGATCTGGGGCTACCTGCTGGCGCTGCTCGTGGGATTGATCATCGTCGCGATCTTCCCCTGGATCTCGATCGGATTCCTTTGA